CGCCAAACGCGGGATCCTGAAGATGAACTCGGACGGCCAGCAGTTCCTGGAGGCGCTCGACGGTGCCGGCAGTGCGGTGCAGGCGCAGCAGACGGCTCAACCCGCGCGCCAGGCCGAGGCCGACGCGAACGGCGCGCGCATCGCCGCCGTGTCCAGCGGCGCGACGGCATCGCAGTCGCAATTGAGCCAGTCGTCGTCCGACGGCGCGGCGCTCGCGCAGCGGAATCAGTCCCGCGCGCAGGAGTCGCGCGGCTTCGAGCAGCGCGCCGGTGCGGCGCGCGCGCAGGCCGGCGGCGAGGCCGAGGAGACGCAGACGCAGATCCAGACGCTGTCCGCGCAATGGCAGACCTGGGCGAGCGCCCATCGGCAGGCCCGGGAGACCGCCGTGGCGCAGACGCGCGAGCGCATGATCGCGGCTGGGTACCGGCCTCGCGAAGGAGCATGAGGAATGGCGTCGATCCAGGATCCGCATCAGCCGCCGTCGGGGCAGTCCCATCCCGGGACCTATCCGCAGCCGACGCAGCAGCAGCAGCAACAACTGTCGGCCGCGCAACGCGCGGTCGCGGCGGGCGACTGGCTGTCCGCCGCGCGCCAGCTGCAGCAGGCGGCGCAACGCGCATCATCCGATGGACGCGCGCGCCAGGCCGCGCACTGCGAGCAGATGGCCGCGTCGCTGCTGCGCGCGGGCGGCTCGCTGGACGAAGCGCTGGCCGCCGCCGACCGCGTGGTCGCACGCGATCCCGCATCGCCCGCCGCGCGCTTCGCAGCCGAGGCCGAACGCGCGCAGACGCTGCAGGCGCAGGGCGACGACAGCGGCGCGAGCCAGGCGTGGCGTCAGTCGTTGGACGCTGCCGAAATGCTCTCGTTGCCGGATTGGGCGCGAGCCACCGTGCTGCGCTCGCTCGCGGGAAGTGAGGTGCGAGGAGGCGCGTTCGACAGCGCCTGGATCCACTTCGACGAAGCAGCGACCTTGATGAGCGACGACCTTGCCGCCCCGGCGTGGGTCGACGTGGAGCAGGCCCAGGCCGCGCGCGGGATCGGGCAACTCGCCCATGCGCGCGACGTACTCGGCCGTGCCCGCGTGCAGGCGCGGCTGGACATCGACCCGCATCTGCGCGCGGAGGTCCAGCGCACGCTGGCCGAATGTGTGCTGGACGAGTGCGCGCTGGACGACGGCGACGCAGACCAGGCGCGCGAAGCCGCCCGGCTCGCCCACCTCGCGCGCGAGGCAGCGTTGGAGGCCGTGGCCCCGCTGAGCTACTTCGCCGCGGCGGTGGCGCTGGCCCGCGCCGCCGATCTGAGGGGCGATCGCACCGAGGCATACCGCGTGACGGCGTCGGCCTGGGTGACGCTGGCCGACCTGCTGGGGCAAGACCTGGCCCGTTCCTGGATGGAACCGGTGCTGCTGGGATTCAAGCTGCGATGGGGCGACGACGCGTTCGCCGAAGCGCGCGCGGCGCACGAGCGCCAGCGCCGCGACGCGCTGCGACGCACCGACTGACAAGGAGACCGCGACATGCGATTCACTGCTCCCCACCAGCACACCGGTGCGCGACGCACCGGCGGCGACGGCGCGCGCGGTTCGGGCCCGGCCGGGCTGCCGCGCTTCCTGCAATCGCGCACGGCGACGGCGTCGTCGACCGCTTCAACTCCAACTTCAACTTCAACTTCAACTTCAACTTCGACACCATCGACGTCGCCTACGTCAACGCCATCGATCGCCACAGCAGCGGCTACCGCCGCGCCGACCGGCGCGCGCCTGCAGGTCAATGCGCCGAACGACAGCCACGAGCAGGAAGCCGATCGCGTCGCATCGACCTGCCTCGCGGCGTCGCCGCCGCCGACCAGCGCGGGCCCCTCCCCTCTGGCAAGACCTGGCCCCTCACCGACCTCCAGCCTCACGCGGACCCTCGGCAGCAGCGGCCGGCCGATGGACGACGCCACCCGTCGCGCGATGGAGCCGTACTTCGGCATGGACCTGGGCCACGTGCGCCTGCACAGCGGCAGCCAGGCCGCGTCGCTGAACCGCGACCTCGGCTCACGCGCCTTCACGCTGGGCGGCGACATCTACTTCGGCGCCGGCCAGGGCCCGCAGGACCGCGACCTGATGGCGCACGAGCTGACGCACACGGTGCAGCAGGGCGGCGGCGCGGCCGGCGCGGGCGTCCCCGGAGGCATCAGCGCGCGCGGCGGTCCGCCCGTCATCCAGCGCGACCTGATGCAGAGCATGCCCGTGCCGCTGGGCGGCTTCGAGATCGGCATGACGGCCTCCAGCGGCGGCGCCAACACGCCGCCGACCTTCAGCGGCCTCAGCGGCACCATCCGCTTCATCCCCGACGTCGATTCGCCGAACTCCAACACCATCGCGCTGGTGCAGATCGTGCGTCTCACCGATCGCGGCGTCGACGTCGATCCGCAGTCGATGGGGGCGCCGCAAGCGCCTCGCGGCGCGCTGGGCGACCCGGGCGTGCGCACCCAGGACGACGCGGCCCGCGGCGTCGAGGGCGGCTTCTCCACCGACGTGCTGCACAAACCCCTGGGCGCCGGCGGCACGCCCGCCGCGCCGGGCAGCGCCCTGTCGCCCAACTATCCCTTCGCCCCGGGCGGCGGCGCGCAGGTGCCGGGCTTCAAGCGCTCCAGCGATCCGGCCGACATCCGCTCCGCCAGCCTGTTCGACGCGCCCGGCATCGCCGCGCCCCGCAACCTGGACTACAGCTTCGAGACCGTCGCGCGCAGCGAGGACACCGGCGTCACCTACGGCGCGCTGAGCTGGGGCTTCAGCCTGAACGCCGGTGTCGTCCAGGGGGAATTCGCCAGCGCGGCCGGCGGCCAGTCCGCCACCTTCGACGAGGCGCTGGAGCGCCACCGCGACTTCTACGTGCACGAGCCGGTCTCGTTCTACTTCGACTTCGACAGCGCCGCGCTCTCCGCCGGCGAGGCCGCCAAGATCGACGAGTTCCTGCCCTACCTGACCCGCAATCCGACGGTGCACCTGGCGCTGGAGGGCTTCGCCGACCAGGTCGGCGGTGCCAGCGCCTACAACGCGGACCTGTCGTTGCGACGGGCCTCGTCGGTGGAGGCCGGTCTGCTGGCGCGGGGCATCTCCGCAGGGCGCATCGACGGCATCCTCCTCGGCCACGGCGCGTCCACCGCGGCGACCACCAACGCCGGCACCGGCGACCAGGGCGGCGACCCGGCGGTCGGCGCGGACCAGTCGCGCGACGCGAACCGGCAGATGAACCGTCGCGTGCTGCTCACGTTCACCGACACGGCGCCGCCGGCCGCCACGCCCGCTCCCGCAGGACCCTGACATGACGACATCGACCCCCTCGCCGGCGCCCGGCGATCTCGTGGCGCAACTGGGCACCGCCGCCCCCAACGATCAGGCCCGGGCGCTGGCGGCGCTGGTGACGATGGGCGCGGCCGCGACGCCGGCGCTGCTCGCCGCGCTCCCGGGTGCGGTGGCACAGTCGCGTGCGCAGATCGCC
This genomic stretch from Mitsuaria sp. 7 harbors:
- a CDS encoding DUF4157 domain-containing protein yields the protein MRFTAPHQHTGARRTGGDGARGSGPAGLPRFLQSRTATASSTASTPTSTSTSTSTSTPSTSPTSTPSIATAAATAAPTGARLQVNAPNDSHEQEADRVASTCLAASPPPTSAGPSPLARPGPSPTSSLTRTLGSSGRPMDDATRRAMEPYFGMDLGHVRLHSGSQAASLNRDLGSRAFTLGGDIYFGAGQGPQDRDLMAHELTHTVQQGGGAAGAGVPGGISARGGPPVIQRDLMQSMPVPLGGFEIGMTASSGGANTPPTFSGLSGTIRFIPDVDSPNSNTIALVQIVRLTDRGVDVDPQSMGAPQAPRGALGDPGVRTQDDAARGVEGGFSTDVLHKPLGAGGTPAAPGSALSPNYPFAPGGGAQVPGFKRSSDPADIRSASLFDAPGIAAPRNLDYSFETVARSEDTGVTYGALSWGFSLNAGVVQGEFASAAGGQSATFDEALERHRDFYVHEPVSFYFDFDSAALSAGEAAKIDEFLPYLTRNPTVHLALEGFADQVGGASAYNADLSLRRASSVEAGLLARGISAGRIDGILLGHGASTAATTNAGTGDQGGDPAVGADQSRDANRQMNRRVLLTFTDTAPPAATPAPAGP